Genomic DNA from Amycolatopsis alba DSM 44262:
CACCACGACGGTGGTCGCGGTCAGCGCGCGCAGTGACTGGATGCCGATGTGCCCGAGCCCGCCGGCGCCGTTCACCACGCACACCGTGCCCGGCGGCAGCAAGGGGACCGCCTTGCGGACCGCGTGGTAGGCGGTGATCCCGGCGTCGGCCAGCGCGGCGACGTCCTCGGGCCGCGTCTCCGGATCGAGTTTGATACACGCCCTCGCCGACGTCAGCAGGTACTCCGCCATCCCGCCGTCGGTGGTGATACCGGGGAATGTCCCGTCAGAACAGTGCATGTCGTCACCGGCGCGGCAGGCGCGGCACAGCCCGCAGGTCGGCGTCGGATGCAGGATGACGGTGTCGCCGACCTCCACACTGGACACGGCGGAGCCGACTTCGTGCACCCAGCCCGCGTTCTCGTGCCCGATCGTGTAAGGCAGGGTGACGCCGGACTTCTCCGCCCACTGTTCCTCGATGATGTGCAGATCGGTGCGGCACACCCCGGCGCCGCCGATCTTCACCACCACGTCGAACGGGCCGGTGGCGCGGGGTTCCGGGACCTCCTCGACGACGGGCCGCCGATGATAGGCGTGCAGGCGAACCGCTTTCATCCCGTGTTCTCCTCACCTCGGGCCTGCGGGTACCGCACGCGCAGCATGCCGCGGCACACGCCGGAATTGGCCTCCATGCTGGTCCTCGTGAGCCGGGCGAAGGCGAGATGCCGCTTCGCCTCCGACGGCGTGATCGGCAGTGCCGTCACCGGGTCGAGCAGCAGGGCGTCTTCGTCGCCGTCGGGCAGGCACAGTTCGCTCCGGCGGCGCCGCAACCGGTCGAGGTCGGGTCCCGCCGGGACGTCGCCCAGGGTGAGTCCGGGCAGCCGGGCGGCGTCGGCACCGTTGGCGAGCAACGCCCGGCATACCCGGTCGGTTCCGGCGAGCACGGCCTTGCGGACGAAATCGGCCCGCAGTCCGTCCAGTTCGCCGGCCGCCTCCCCGTCGAACGACGCTTCGAAGCCTTCGCGCGCCGCCACCCCGTGATTGATGGCGTCGGCGGCGAAATGGTCGAGCAGGACCACTTCCACCCCGGTCACTCCCCTCGTCCCCGCCACCGCGTCGTAGGTGTCGGCGACCATGAGGAACGCGAAGTTGGGCGCGCAGAAGTACGTGGGCAGCCGCAGTTCCACCCGCACCCGGCCCGCCGGATCGACCTCGCACCGGGCCACGAAACCGAGGTCCGGCAACGGCTCGTCCAGCTCCGGATCCCGCACGGTGCGCAGGGCGGACCAGACCGCCGCCATGACGGTCATGGCTGCCGCACACCGACCGGTTCGATCTCCGGCTCCAGTCCCAGTTCCGGCGGCACCTCGATGTCGTAGAGCCGGGCGGCGTTGAGGCCGAGGATCTTCTTCTTTTGCGTGACCGTCAGCGGGGCGAAGTCCGAAAGCTCGTCGTCCTCGGGCATGTTCCAGTCGACGAAGCCCTCGACCTGCCATTTCGGCTCCCAGATCGCGTAGTCGGCGCCGAAGATCAGTTTGTCCTCGCCGATCCAGAACATCAGCTCGCCCATGACCTTCGCGAAGAACTTCGGCCGGGCGTGCATCAACGCGCCGACGACGACCGCGAGCCCCGCGTAGACGTTGCGCTCCTGCGTCGCCATGAAGCAGAAGTCCTCGATCCGCGGCAGGCCGACGTGTTCGACGATGAAGTTCAGGCCCTGGAAGTCCGTCGCCACGTGGTCGATGTCGGAGACGTCGAAGGCGTCCTTGTCCAGCGGCCAGATCGTCGGTCCTTTGTGGACATGGATGTTCCTGACGCCCAGCTCTTCGCATTTCTCCAGGTACCGGGCCGCTTCCGGATCCTTCAGGCTCCAGCCTCGCGACTCGCCTCGCCACTCGGCCGTGTAGAGCTTGACTCCCTTGGCGCCGTAGCGTTTGACCCGTTCCTCGAACGCCTTCAGCCCCTCCCTGCCCTCGCGCGGGTCGAACGTGGTGTTGACGAGGAACCGCCCCGGATGCCGTTCGGCCATCGCGCCGTCGGCCTCGGTGGTGTTGAACCCGTTCTTGTACCACTGCCGCAGATTCGTCGGCTGGAAGATCGCCTTGTCGACGTGCCCTGCCTCGAACAGGTCGTGTATCATCAGCTCTTCGGAATACTTCCGGAACCGGCCGATCGGCCAGTGGGTCTCTTCCGGGCCGAGTCCGTGGTAGGCGTGGAAGCATTCGATCCAGCCCCGTGCGAACTCCTCCTGTCCCGCCACCCAGTTCTCCGGACCGGCGTCCCAGAAATGGGTGTGGCCATCGACGATGAAGTACCGCTCTCCGTCCTTTGTGTACATGAGGCGCCTCCAGCCGGGCGTCAGCGGATGGGCTTGAGGTCGAAGTCGAGGTACTCGGCCGCGTCCTCGGGGTTGGCGAACATGATCGTGCGATCGTCGAGATGCACCATCCGGCCGTAGTGGGTGGACATGCTCTCTTCGAACTCCGCCGAGGTGAACCAGCCCTCCTCCTCACCGGCGGCTTCGTCGATGTCGGCGTAGACGAGATCCATCCGGCCGACGGCGTCGACGCGGATCATCGACGGCAACGGCGTGGTGGCGACGTTGTCCAGCTGTCCCGCGACCCCGGCGATGATCACGCCGACCTGGTTGTTCATCAGCGTGAAACCGCACATGCCGGAGGCGGTGCTGTCGGCCTTGAACACGGTCATCGGCCCAGCTCCTTCGGTGCTTTGAGACCCAGATCGGACAGGATGCCGGCGAACCGGCTCTTCGCCCGGTCGAGGCCGTCTTCGAACCGGGTCGGCTTGGCGTCGGGCTGCGACCACAACGGCTGCAGCGTGCGAGCGGCGGCGACGCACCGGGGAACCCAGTCCTGAAGCCAGCCCTGGAGGATCTCCTTGTTGTGCCCGGCGTACTGCCGGTCGTTGACGAGCAGATCGAACATCGGCTTCGTGTACCGGAGATCGCGTTCGGAGT
This window encodes:
- a CDS encoding NAD(P)-dependent alcohol dehydrogenase, giving the protein MKAVRLHAYHRRPVVEEVPEPRATGPFDVVVKIGGAGVCRTDLHIIEEQWAEKSGVTLPYTIGHENAGWVHEVGSAVSSVEVGDTVILHPTPTCGLCRACRAGDDMHCSDGTFPGITTDGGMAEYLLTSARACIKLDPETRPEDVAALADAGITAYHAVRKAVPLLPPGTVCVVNGAGGLGHIGIQSLRALTATTVVVIDRNPEALDLAAMLGADHTVLADGKHVEAVLDLTGGDGAEVVLDFVAEQGAQQDTFAMTRRAGSQFVIGYGGKLEIPAIDLISTERNVIGNLVGTYNDLAELMVLAQTGRVTLHTRKYPLDAALDALADLGHGRVRGRAILTP
- a CDS encoding iron-sulfur cluster assembly protein, with protein sequence MTVMAAVWSALRTVRDPELDEPLPDLGFVARCEVDPAGRVRVELRLPTYFCAPNFAFLMVADTYDAVAGTRGVTGVEVVLLDHFAADAINHGVAAREGFEASFDGEAAGELDGLRADFVRKAVLAGTDRVCRALLANGADAARLPGLTLGDVPAGPDLDRLRRRRSELCLPDGDEDALLLDPVTALPITPSEAKRHLAFARLTRTSMEANSGVCRGMLRVRYPQARGEENTG
- a CDS encoding amidohydrolase family protein, producing the protein MYTKDGERYFIVDGHTHFWDAGPENWVAGQEEFARGWIECFHAYHGLGPEETHWPIGRFRKYSEELMIHDLFEAGHVDKAIFQPTNLRQWYKNGFNTTEADGAMAERHPGRFLVNTTFDPREGREGLKAFEERVKRYGAKGVKLYTAEWRGESRGWSLKDPEAARYLEKCEELGVRNIHVHKGPTIWPLDKDAFDVSDIDHVATDFQGLNFIVEHVGLPRIEDFCFMATQERNVYAGLAVVVGALMHARPKFFAKVMGELMFWIGEDKLIFGADYAIWEPKWQVEGFVDWNMPEDDELSDFAPLTVTQKKKILGLNAARLYDIEVPPELGLEPEIEPVGVRQP
- the mimD gene encoding propane 2-monooxygenase effector subunit MimD; its protein translation is MTVFKADSTASGMCGFTLMNNQVGVIIAGVAGQLDNVATTPLPSMIRVDAVGRMDLVYADIDEAAGEEEGWFTSAEFEESMSTHYGRMVHLDDRTIMFANPEDAAEYLDFDLKPIR